A window from Bacillus thuringiensis encodes these proteins:
- a CDS encoding phosphatidylinositol-specific phospholipase C, with amino-acid sequence MNNRLNMRKTLKYSILTCLTLVSLCTTSTAFADRHPGYSYESDIGYLNPSWMSKLDNTKKLSELSIPGTHGSMAIQGTDLTINQTMSLSQQLHSGIRYIDMRVKRVQNSFDMYHGIIYQNANFEDVVKQTIQFLKENPKETVLMRLKEETNPAVGSLSFEEILDSYIKRYHSYFWDPNTASTTEKSNPKLGDVRGKIVLLQNFTASKAYGIQYESLNIQDQYQVSGGPDGMYAKWDAVKNHLLHASDEQSKGEIYLNHFSGTGGLAIWNGFYPWFVASGKENKNTGSNQWLLQTNAASKWKDFPRDLDGQVFYGGTNILGTEIMQKGDIKHAGIIAADFPGPGLIDSIIRLNGIYSSEKEVLISQISSESNPLSGEKNRSSQNFSINNLPKGTMGLKWIIEPTEKDNSSNISFNIMIDVPLGLDRVSWSNISNESRTAATPNSKYYIANPSGAKDKFTVKIYAITN; translated from the coding sequence ATGAATAATAGACTTAATATGAGAAAAACCTTAAAATATAGCATTCTGACTTGTTTAACATTAGTAAGTTTATGCACAACTTCTACGGCATTTGCTGATAGACATCCAGGTTATTCCTACGAATCTGATATAGGATATCTCAATCCATCGTGGATGTCAAAATTAGATAACACAAAAAAATTAAGTGAATTATCTATTCCAGGAACTCATGGCTCAATGGCCATCCAAGGAACTGATTTGACAATAAACCAAACAATGTCTTTATCTCAGCAATTACATTCTGGTATTCGTTATATAGACATGCGGGTGAAACGTGTACAAAACTCTTTTGACATGTATCATGGTATTATTTATCAAAATGCTAATTTTGAGGATGTAGTAAAACAAACCATTCAGTTTTTAAAAGAGAATCCGAAAGAAACGGTTTTAATGCGATTAAAAGAAGAAACCAATCCTGCTGTTGGCTCACTGTCATTCGAAGAAATATTAGATAGTTATATTAAAAGATACCATTCGTATTTTTGGGACCCAAACACTGCATCAACTACAGAAAAAAGTAACCCAAAACTAGGAGATGTCCGAGGGAAGATTGTATTATTACAAAACTTTACAGCATCTAAGGCGTATGGTATCCAATATGAATCTTTGAATATTCAAGATCAATATCAAGTTAGTGGCGGCCCAGATGGAATGTATGCGAAATGGGATGCAGTGAAAAATCATCTTTTACATGCAAGTGATGAACAAAGCAAAGGTGAAATTTATCTTAATCATTTTAGTGGTACTGGCGGTTTAGCAATTTGGAATGGGTTTTATCCTTGGTTTGTTGCTAGTGGAAAAGAAAACAAAAATACTGGTAGTAACCAATGGTTACTCCAAACAAATGCAGCAAGTAAATGGAAAGACTTCCCGAGAGATTTGGATGGACAAGTTTTTTATGGTGGGACGAATATACTTGGAACTGAAATTATGCAAAAAGGTGATATTAAACACGCTGGTATCATCGCAGCAGATTTTCCAGGCCCAGGTTTAATTGATAGTATCATTCGATTAAATGGGATATATTCTAGTGAAAAAGAAGTACTGATTTCCCAAATTTCTTCTGAATCCAATCCATTATCTGGCGAGAAAAATCGATCCAGTCAAAACTTTAGTATTAATAATTTACCCAAAGGAACAATGGGCTTAAAATGGATTATCGAGCCCACGGAAAAAGATAATTCTTCTAATATTTCTTTCAATATTATGATAGATGTTCCCCTAGGGCTAGATCGTGTTAGTTGGAGCAATATTTCAAATGAGTCCAGGACTGCAGCAACTCCAAATTCTAAATACTATATCGCAAACCCAAGTGGTGCAAAAGACAAATTTACAGTGAAAATATATGCTATTACCAATTAA